The Microbacterium sp. KUDC0406 genome includes a window with the following:
- a CDS encoding NADPH-dependent F420 reductase gives MTSISIIGSGKMSGAISEVAMRAGAGIQIIKRSAASMSAARPGLEYGVMGDELTGDLVVLAVPYSAYSGILEHYRDQLSEKVVIDISNPIDFSTYDQLKSPADSSTAAELAKMLPEGAAVVKAFNVNLGDTLTSGTNGTTPTTVLYAGDYADAKMRVAALIEASGMRAVDAGPLTRARELEAVGFLQIVMAALGKTRYESGFALLP, from the coding sequence ATGACTTCGATCAGCATCATCGGCAGCGGCAAGATGAGCGGCGCGATCTCCGAGGTCGCTATGCGCGCCGGCGCCGGCATCCAGATCATCAAGCGCAGTGCGGCAAGCATGTCCGCGGCACGCCCAGGTCTCGAGTACGGCGTCATGGGCGACGAGCTCACCGGCGACCTCGTCGTGCTCGCCGTGCCGTACAGCGCGTACTCGGGCATCCTCGAGCACTACCGGGATCAGCTCAGCGAGAAGGTCGTCATCGACATCAGCAACCCCATCGACTTCTCCACCTACGATCAGCTGAAGTCGCCCGCCGATTCGTCGACGGCCGCCGAGCTGGCGAAGATGCTCCCGGAGGGAGCGGCCGTCGTGAAGGCGTTCAACGTCAATCTCGGTGACACGCTGACCAGCGGCACGAACGGCACGACGCCGACGACGGTGCTGTACGCCGGGGACTACGCGGACGCGAAGATGCGGGTCGCCGCGCTCATCGAGGCGTCCGGCATGCGGGCCGTCGACGCCGGGCCGCTGACGCGCGCGCGGGAGCTCGAGGCGGTGGGGTTCCTGCAGATCGTCATGGCCGCGCTCGGGAAGACCCGCTACGAGTCGGGGTTCGCGCTGCTGCCATAG
- a CDS encoding TetR/AcrR family transcriptional regulator, with the protein MARRGSYAKGIARREEILDSALDVIGRRGYQNASLKDIAEVVGVTPAALLHYFGSKEDLFTAVLRRRDERDAIDAGTDFDTARAAFIATIRHNTEVPGLIELFSRLSVDAVDPEHPAHQYFLDRNRGLRTAVADSLSRDPAHEGALDPDTMARIVQAVADGLQLQWMIDPSVDMAGIVDKLIDALSARAAG; encoded by the coding sequence ATGGCACGAAGAGGTTCGTACGCGAAAGGGATCGCCCGGCGCGAGGAGATCCTGGACAGCGCGCTCGACGTGATCGGGCGTCGCGGCTATCAGAACGCCTCGCTCAAGGACATCGCCGAGGTCGTCGGGGTGACCCCCGCCGCGCTCCTGCACTACTTCGGAAGCAAGGAGGACCTGTTCACCGCCGTGCTGCGCCGGCGCGACGAGCGCGATGCGATCGACGCCGGCACCGACTTCGACACCGCCCGGGCCGCGTTCATCGCGACGATCCGGCACAACACCGAGGTCCCGGGGCTCATCGAACTGTTCTCACGCCTGTCCGTCGACGCCGTCGATCCCGAGCATCCGGCGCACCAGTACTTCCTCGACCGCAACCGGGGCCTGCGAACCGCCGTGGCGGACAGCCTTTCCCGCGATCCGGCCCACGAGGGAGCGCTCGACCCCGACACGATGGCGCGCATCGTGCAGGCGGTGGCCGACGGGCTGCAGCTGCAGTGGATGATCGACCCGTCGGTCGACATGGCCGGCATCGTGGACAAGCTCATCGACGCGCTGTCGGCGCGGGCGGCAGGATGA
- a CDS encoding Gfo/Idh/MocA family protein, whose translation MTRTLRVGLIGSGGIAPPHIEGLLALGAQVSILRRTGAAELAARYDVEIVDDLEALIESSDLVDIISPTHTHRDIALRAIRRGRHVICEKPLATTPEDAATIVRAATDAGVRLFPAHVVRYFPEYWRIKQAVDAGDIGAVSEIRLSRVGAGPEAPWFFDENAGGGLIRDLMIHDIDQALWLAGPVASVSAVQDQPSAAGVLPRSVTADVVLAHRGGAVSRIHGGWLGAGTPFRTAIEVVGTTGRLRHDSAEAPADGYLPTADAGESPYVIQLTDFVTALGNGTDARISPAEGVSAVTVVDAAYRSLASHVPVRIRR comes from the coding sequence ATGACCAGGACACTGCGAGTCGGGCTGATCGGTTCCGGCGGGATCGCCCCACCGCACATCGAAGGCCTGCTCGCCCTCGGCGCACAGGTCTCGATCCTGCGACGCACCGGAGCCGCCGAGCTGGCGGCACGATACGACGTCGAGATCGTCGACGACCTCGAGGCGCTGATCGAGAGCTCCGACCTCGTCGACATCATCAGCCCGACGCACACGCACCGAGACATCGCGCTGCGCGCGATCCGCCGAGGCCGACACGTGATCTGCGAGAAGCCGCTCGCGACGACGCCGGAGGACGCCGCGACGATCGTGCGTGCTGCGACGGATGCCGGTGTTCGGCTGTTCCCCGCGCACGTGGTGCGGTACTTCCCGGAGTACTGGCGGATCAAGCAGGCGGTCGATGCGGGAGACATCGGCGCCGTCTCCGAGATCCGGCTGAGCCGCGTCGGTGCCGGGCCAGAAGCTCCGTGGTTCTTCGATGAGAACGCCGGCGGCGGTCTCATCCGCGACCTGATGATCCACGACATCGACCAGGCCCTGTGGCTGGCCGGCCCCGTGGCATCCGTCTCGGCCGTGCAAGATCAGCCGTCGGCGGCGGGCGTCCTGCCCCGCTCCGTCACGGCCGACGTCGTGCTCGCCCATCGCGGCGGCGCTGTCAGCCGCATCCACGGCGGCTGGCTCGGCGCGGGCACGCCGTTCCGCACCGCGATCGAGGTGGTCGGCACGACCGGCCGACTGCGGCACGACAGTGCCGAGGCGCCGGCCGACGGTTATCTGCCGACCGCGGACGCGGGCGAGAGCCCGTACGTCATCCAGCTCACCGACTTCGTCACTGCACTCGGGAACGGCACAGATGCCCGCATCTCACCCGCCGAGGGTGTCAGCGCCGTGACCGTCGTCGACGCCGCCTACAGGTCACTCGCCTCGCACGTCCCCGTCCGCATCCGCCGATGA
- a CDS encoding SGNH/GDSL hydrolase family protein: MTTAENARLQAALTAEEPLTWVITGDSITHGLVHTHGGRSYPEHLHELVRGELARTRDILINSAISGNKIVQILADFDRRVASWNPDVVTLMIGTNDCSTAVATLPPEKFAASIAEFVTRVRALSAVPVLLTPPSVDVAAAPERARIGEFAQAIRDVAAHDDVLLVDQHARFGEIGHGGVPWGLMNDPFHPNAAGHAALALELAKVLGIRPEPSRTLTLLQAQVAAGALNP, from the coding sequence ATGACCACCGCCGAGAACGCTCGACTGCAGGCCGCCCTCACTGCCGAAGAACCCTTGACCTGGGTGATCACCGGCGACTCGATCACCCACGGGCTCGTGCACACGCACGGCGGACGCAGCTATCCCGAGCACCTGCACGAGCTGGTCCGCGGCGAGTTGGCCCGCACGCGGGACATCCTGATCAACTCGGCGATCAGCGGGAACAAGATCGTGCAGATCCTCGCCGACTTCGACCGTCGCGTTGCGTCGTGGAACCCCGACGTCGTCACCCTGATGATCGGCACGAACGACTGCTCGACGGCGGTGGCGACGCTTCCGCCGGAGAAGTTCGCCGCATCCATCGCCGAGTTCGTCACGCGCGTGCGCGCTCTGTCCGCCGTGCCGGTGCTGCTGACCCCGCCATCCGTCGACGTCGCGGCTGCACCCGAACGCGCGCGCATCGGCGAGTTCGCGCAGGCCATCCGCGACGTCGCCGCGCACGACGACGTGCTGCTGGTCGACCAGCACGCCCGCTTCGGCGAGATCGGCCATGGCGGGGTGCCGTGGGGCCTCATGAACGACCCGTTCCACCCGAATGCTGCCGGTCATGCCGCGCTCGCCCTCGAGCTCGCGAAGGTGCTCGGCATCCGGCCGGAGCCGTCACGCACGCTGACACTGCTGCAGGCGCAGGTCGCGGCCGGAGCGCTCAATCCCTGA
- a CDS encoding glycine betaine ABC transporter substrate-binding protein, translating to MKKRHLTASIALAATAALALAGCASGGDGGTGSGSDGGDDTASGDKGTITLGFLPSWTDGLSTAYLLQNQLEKIGYDVEMKTLTEAGPLYTGLARGDVDIYPSAWPELTHKSYMDEYGDKIEDLGSYYANAKLTIAVPEYSKLNSIEDLKGKGADYDGKIIGIEPGAGLTKQTQESMIPAYGLEGEYELVTSSTPAMLTELDKAIKAQKDIVVTLWRPFWANDAYNVKDLKDPKGAMGEPEGLHFLGTKGFSEKYPEAAELIAGIKLDDAQYGELEDLVVNEYGEGKESEAVTEWVKNNPDAFETEVD from the coding sequence ATGAAGAAGAGGCACCTCACAGCATCCATCGCTCTTGCGGCGACCGCGGCGCTCGCCCTGGCGGGCTGCGCGAGCGGCGGCGACGGCGGCACCGGCAGCGGAAGCGACGGCGGCGACGACACCGCGTCCGGCGACAAGGGCACCATCACGCTCGGCTTCCTGCCGTCCTGGACCGACGGCCTGAGCACCGCCTACCTGCTGCAGAACCAGCTGGAGAAGATCGGCTACGACGTCGAGATGAAGACCCTCACCGAGGCGGGCCCGCTCTACACCGGCCTCGCCCGCGGCGATGTCGACATCTACCCGTCGGCGTGGCCCGAGCTCACGCACAAGTCCTACATGGACGAGTACGGCGACAAGATCGAGGACCTGGGCTCGTACTACGCGAACGCCAAGCTCACGATCGCCGTTCCCGAGTACTCGAAGCTGAACTCGATCGAGGACCTCAAGGGCAAGGGCGCCGACTACGACGGCAAGATCATCGGCATCGAGCCGGGTGCGGGCCTGACCAAGCAGACTCAGGAGAGCATGATCCCCGCGTACGGCCTCGAGGGCGAGTACGAGCTGGTCACCTCCTCGACGCCGGCCATGCTCACCGAGCTGGACAAGGCGATCAAGGCGCAGAAGGACATCGTCGTCACCCTGTGGCGTCCGTTCTGGGCCAACGACGCCTACAACGTGAAGGACCTGAAGGACCCGAAGGGCGCCATGGGCGAGCCGGAGGGCCTGCACTTCCTCGGGACGAAGGGCTTCTCGGAGAAGTACCCCGAGGCCGCTGAGCTGATCGCCGGCATCAAGCTGGACGACGCGCAGTACGGCGAGCTCGAGGACCTGGTGGTCAACGAGTACGGCGAGGGCAAGGAGTCCGAGGCCGTGACCGAGTGGGTGAAGAACAACCCCGACGCGTTCGAGACCGAGGTCGACTGA
- a CDS encoding ABC transporter permease, with protein sequence MDGFRIPIGDWVDAAVDWIQANLGGVLDAISVVVTFLVDGLTAMLLSVQFPVIIIIAALLAWLVRSWKLAIGTAVSFLLIVGMNLWVPAMQTLALVLMATIVALIIAIPLGIWSARSATVGAVLKPILDFMQTMPAFVYLIPAIVFFGIGVVPGLVATVIFALPPGVRLTELGIRGVDSETVEAGQAFGAKSGQILGGIQLPLAMPTIMAGVNQVIMLALSMAVIAGMAGADGLGKLVVEAISTINIPKGVEAGLGVVLIAVFLDRVTAALGNPADNTASLLGVLSKRRTQQRREAADAAAEAARIHEDTEREKVRRKSTV encoded by the coding sequence ATGGACGGTTTCCGCATTCCGATCGGCGACTGGGTCGACGCGGCCGTGGACTGGATCCAGGCCAATCTCGGCGGTGTGCTCGACGCGATCTCCGTCGTCGTCACCTTCCTGGTCGACGGCCTGACCGCCATGCTGCTGTCTGTGCAGTTCCCGGTGATCATCATCATCGCCGCGCTGCTGGCCTGGCTGGTGCGCTCCTGGAAGCTCGCGATCGGCACCGCCGTGTCGTTCCTGCTGATCGTCGGCATGAACCTCTGGGTGCCGGCGATGCAGACGCTGGCGCTCGTGCTGATGGCGACCATCGTCGCGCTGATCATCGCGATCCCGCTCGGTATCTGGTCGGCGCGCAGCGCCACGGTCGGCGCCGTGCTGAAGCCGATCCTCGACTTCATGCAGACCATGCCGGCGTTCGTGTACCTGATCCCGGCGATCGTGTTCTTCGGCATCGGCGTGGTGCCGGGCCTGGTCGCGACCGTCATCTTCGCGCTGCCCCCGGGGGTGCGGCTCACCGAGCTCGGCATCCGCGGCGTCGACAGCGAGACCGTCGAGGCCGGTCAGGCGTTCGGCGCGAAGAGCGGGCAGATCCTGGGCGGCATCCAGCTGCCCCTGGCGATGCCCACGATCATGGCCGGTGTCAACCAGGTGATCATGCTCGCCCTGTCGATGGCGGTCATCGCCGGCATGGCCGGCGCCGACGGCCTGGGCAAGCTCGTCGTCGAGGCGATCTCGACGATCAACATCCCCAAGGGCGTCGAGGCGGGCCTGGGCGTCGTGCTGATCGCCGTGTTCCTCGACCGCGTCACCGCCGCGCTCGGCAATCCGGCCGACAACACGGCATCCCTGCTGGGCGTGCTCTCGAAGCGGCGCACGCAGCAGCGGCGCGAGGCGGCGGATGCTGCGGCCGAGGCGGCCCGGATCCATGAGGACACCGAGCGCGAGAAGGTCCGTCGCAAGTCGACCGTCTGA
- a CDS encoding quaternary amine ABC transporter ATP-binding protein codes for MSETALEARHLYKVFGRNPNQAVKRLKAGETRDDVKDAGTAAVIDASFTVNRGEIFVIMGLSGSGKSTLIRMLNGLHDTTSGEILIGDEELTQASAGRVREIRRDSISMVFQHFALLPHRTVAANVAYPLELRGVGKTDRLQKAEEILALVGLGGWGDKLPEELSGGMQQRVGIARALAADTDILLMDEAFSALDPLIRREMQEQLVELQAKLQKTIVFITHDLNEAMFLGDRIAVMRDGRIVQIGTPEDILTDPANDYVEQFVQDVDRARVLTAANVMERPRPVILESSGPRSALREMRDAYMSATYVVGRDRKLLGIVTDRDAVKLVRKGENSLTSVLKPVPQSVNEDSVLMDLFVPSVESVLPLAVTDDEDRLVGVIPRITLLAALGPGTTATEELTLPLQPMPQAIINEVLGEPADTVGTPVGGGVAFSDASTSSATHEGEVL; via the coding sequence GTGTCTGAAACCGCTCTTGAAGCGCGCCATCTGTACAAGGTGTTCGGCAGGAATCCGAACCAGGCCGTCAAACGGCTGAAGGCCGGGGAGACCCGCGACGACGTGAAGGATGCCGGAACGGCAGCCGTCATCGACGCGAGCTTCACGGTGAACAGAGGCGAGATCTTCGTCATCATGGGACTGTCCGGATCGGGCAAGTCCACACTCATCCGCATGCTCAACGGCCTGCACGACACCACCTCCGGTGAGATCCTCATCGGAGACGAGGAGCTCACGCAGGCGTCCGCCGGGCGCGTGCGCGAGATCCGCCGGGACAGCATCTCGATGGTGTTCCAGCACTTCGCACTGCTGCCGCACCGCACGGTCGCCGCGAACGTCGCCTACCCGCTCGAGCTGCGCGGCGTCGGCAAGACAGACCGCCTGCAGAAGGCCGAAGAGATCCTCGCCCTGGTGGGTCTCGGCGGCTGGGGCGACAAGCTGCCCGAGGAGCTGTCCGGCGGAATGCAGCAGCGCGTCGGCATCGCCCGCGCTCTCGCCGCCGACACCGACATCCTGCTCATGGACGAGGCCTTCTCGGCCCTCGACCCGCTGATCCGCCGTGAGATGCAGGAGCAGCTGGTCGAACTGCAGGCGAAGCTGCAGAAGACCATCGTGTTCATCACGCACGATCTGAACGAGGCGATGTTCCTCGGCGACCGGATCGCGGTCATGCGCGACGGCCGCATCGTGCAGATCGGCACCCCCGAGGACATTCTCACCGACCCGGCGAACGACTACGTCGAGCAGTTCGTGCAAGATGTCGACCGCGCCCGCGTGCTCACCGCCGCGAACGTCATGGAACGTCCCCGCCCGGTGATCCTGGAATCCTCGGGACCGCGCTCCGCGCTCCGGGAGATGCGCGACGCCTACATGTCGGCGACCTACGTCGTCGGCCGCGACCGCAAGCTGCTCGGCATCGTCACAGACCGGGATGCCGTGAAGCTGGTGCGCAAGGGCGAGAACTCGCTCACCTCGGTGCTGAAGCCCGTTCCGCAGAGCGTGAACGAGGACTCGGTGCTGATGGACCTGTTCGTGCCGTCCGTCGAGTCGGTGCTGCCGCTGGCCGTCACCGACGACGAGGACCGCCTGGTCGGCGTGATCCCGCGCATCACCCTGCTCGCCGCGCTCGGCCCGGGGACGACCGCGACTGAGGAGCTCACGCTGCCGCTGCAGCCGATGCCGCAGGCGATCATCAACGAGGTGCTCGGCGAGCCGGCCGACACCGTCGGCACGCCGGTGGGCGGCGGCGTCGCCTTCTCGGACGCTTCGACAAGCTCAGCGACCCACGAGGGGGAGGTGCTCTGA